The genomic interval GGCGACCCCCGGTCCTGGCTCCAGCGACTTGGCACACATACAATATCACCCATAgcctccccccaccctttctcttctccaacataTATTCCCCATCCTCTCGGCCTTGTCCGTCTGTCCGACCTCCCAGCTCGTTCGTCTTGCACCCAAACGACTTCCTCGCAGAAAAACAACCCTTGTGTTTGGTTCCGTTGCGCTTCGGCCCGGCCCCCTTACGTGCTACTCGAAACCTCGTGTTCACAGCCACCACACAACCAAGCATCACGACGTACATATCGCATATAGGTCTCGCTTCGATATTTTTTACGACGATCCTGTccaggggaagaagaaaaacgATCAAGCCACTTCTGGTTCTGAGGTCAGATATGAGCAGCTTGCCAGCCTGCTCTACTaagctgttgttgttgttgttgcccgTAGGAAGCACTGGCAACCGACACGTTCGATTTCTGGGACCGTGAATCACGCTTCGCAAAACAACACCTCCAGAACCACCATAACTACCATACAATATCCAAAGCAATGGCTACCTACTCCCCCGAATACTCGGATGACGAGTACGATTTCGACGAGGAGTACTTTGCGCAAACCTACAAGCcgctctccaacctcccgacccctccaccctcgtcACGCGACTCCTTGATCGCTCACAGCCCGAGGTCTCTTTTTGAAGATGGAGGACTTGCTGATTCTGTCCTTTTCGGTATGTGGGCTTTCTCAGTGTTTGTTATTGTTTCGCAATTGGTTTCTAACGGCCCCGTTTCACAGGCCCCGCCGTCCACTTGGTAAACCTTGTGCCTCCAACGGCTTCTCTGGCTGTGCCGTCAGTCGCCCTTGTTCATGAGATTCTAGTCCGGGCTGATCTGCCAATGGACACCATCGGCCTTGCAGTTTGCATTTTGGATTCGCTCAGCTCCAAGTTTTCGCTCAATTGGAGGTTGCTCTGCCCGCTGGCACAGAGAGAGGCGCTCTCTGAGCTTCCCAAGCGGCACACGCTCCCGGTCAGTCCGGTGGGGATGGCCCAGCTACACATCGACTGTGTTGGTCCGGAGATTATCGTTCTGACCGCATTGATCATTGCCGTCAAGTTTCTGGAGGATTGCCAGGAGCCCACACAATACTACGCATCAGCATGGGGGAAGAACCAGTGGACTTGCGACCAAATCAATGTCACAGAAAGGTGCATCATGGAAAGCCTGGGCTACCGGATTCTCCCCTTGTGGGACCCCGTGTTGATTGGGAGTGTGGTTAAAGACATGGAGCGTGCTGGAAGGCAGGCGCTCTACCCTCCACAGCCCAGAAAAATCGACAAGCACCAGCGCTCCCAGAGCGAGGCCGTAACAGGCCTCGGTCTTCCCTTCACGCCGGCAGAAACGCCAGTGTTAGAGAACGGCCCCGCTGTTGTTGTCCCTTTGGTGGATGGAGGGAAAATGCACGTCACATTTGGCGGTGAAGGCGCGCCCGCACCAGACCTGCATCTGCCACGAGGAAAGCGAAAGACATTCCCCACGAGCGGGTGAAGGGCTAGGGAAACTTGGCTATGATTCATTGGGTcacttttttgtttttgggagggggtgccaACACATTGGTTTTTCTGTCAAGCATAGCACAGCGGGTTTTGCATAACACCTCCATCCAACAACACATCCAACAGCATTGCGAGAACGGCGGATATTGGACACAACAATGGGCCGGGCATATCACATTTACCAACCAACTTTTTACTGGCGCTTCGGATTACTCTTTTCGGCGTTTTtgatattattattttttattgTCAAGCGGTTCGGGCGCAGCAAAACTTCATTCTACGATACCACGACTGAACTGAAGAACTTTGTTTacgggggggggaggggtggggaggggggaaagagggCGTATCATCAATGACATTAGGGGGACTAAACAACTACATGTATCTGAACTTTTTGTAATGTTTTGAAAGGCTCACAAGCAAATACGGAGTGAGACAGGGACATGATGCaaggagagaggaggaggaggaaatcaATGACAGGATGGCGTGCTTGGCGcagggggtgaggtggtttGAAGCGGGGTTACTTGGGGTTGTTTTCCTCAAAACAACACAGAACATAAACATTGGAATAATATTCATGAGAGGGTATTATTATTACACTATTGACTATTATAATCTACGGAAcctgcttttcttttctgcgtGCATCATCGGCCCGAACCAGCCATCTAACTATACAATCGATAATGTCCTTTGTAAAGCTGGAAGCTGAACTCCATTCCAATGGGCATAAACtccacaacaacaggcctttccccagcccccctccccgggaTATTTGTTGGTGAGAAGGTTTGCAGAGTACACGCTTTTGACTTTATAGCGTTACGTCAATCGCATGACAACCGCTCGCACGAATAATTTATTTTTCGCCTCGCTCAGGGCAAAACGCGCGCGCGGTTGGCAAGGTTAGGCCTGGGGTGTGATCGACGGGGGATCAACAGGGGTGGGAACGGAAGCAGAGACGTGAGCCGAGACCTAGACCCTGGGGGACGTCATTGCTGatgccaaaaaaaataagaatAGATTTGATCTGCGTTGGGAAGCACGTGACAgttgtgggaggggatgcGAGCGCGTCATGGGGTGGAAGGGTTTTTGAACCTAATAACTAATGGTCGAGGGCCGGGGCTGGGTTCGGAAGGGTTTAAAGGATGTTTCGAGGGTTTTGTGTGAAACCGAGGTTATCTTTGCAGATCTAACCACTGTCTCTTTGGGAGTTGAATATGACTTGGGTAGCAATGTTTCAGTTATCCAGACCATGAAGTGACCAGTGAGAGGGAAAATTCGAGAAATGAAGGGCTcgggatgagggagatgatgaagtTGCTTCTCAGCTACtggtatatatatatatatatatatatatttaaatacAATCGATGTGGCATAGAGACGTGACAGCCCAATGGCTGAGACTATGTATTTCAAAATGAATATTAAACTGAATACTTACCCAGGACATTTCTGCACTTGCTCCCAGCTTAGCTGTGCCTAGCAATGTCTCAATTCTCACTTGGCAGTTATCTTTACCAGAGACTCAACACTTAAGAAGAATCTCCACTTCAAAAAAATCTCAAAAATCAGTAGTTTCAAAAAGTGGTAAACATAACATTAGGTACCAGCAATGTTTATTGTCTAATCGGAACGATGAGGGGACAAAATAGGCAGTCAGTAGGCATTGCGCCCTTCACAACAGGGAGAGTACACATCTTGCCTTATCATCACATAAAGCGGCTCATAAAACCTATCATGCTGGACGAAACAACATCAATTAACCACCTCTCTCCAGCTAGTTGCAGAGTACCGTAGCTTAAAACACAAATTAATCCTCCCACACCTACCTGAACCaatccaaccaacccaaccaaccaacctgcCAGATGGAATCCCCGTCTCAAACGGCCCTCCCAATCTCCATTTCATACATCATACaccacacctccccccatGAGAAAGAAAATCTCAGAGATTACAtgcaaacaaaaacaaacgCCGACCCAATGctgccaacccccccccataAAGCCAAAAAAGCTCACACACAATGCTCGCAAAAGGAAACCACTCCCCGCCCAACCATCCTCCCAAACAGCAAATCTCCCTACCACCCAACCCTTTTCCCACAATTTGATATCACAACGACCCCGCCCCTCCGATCCCCTCCCctacccccttcctcgcaaACCGCCCAAACCCACTCTCCGGACTCATCTTCCCCTGCAACTGCCCcccatcattatcatcatcatcatcatcctcatacgtctcatcatcttccacctgtggcggtggtggcagcctcttatccccctccctctgcttCCCCTTATCACCAGGCATCTCatccccaatccccaaccccgtcgCCGCAATCGCCGTAACCGCAGACCCAGACCCCGACTTGTTCGAAACCGGactcctcatccagctcccAGTCATCCCGGTGTTCTTCCGTATCTgtatcctcctcgcctcccccacccccacagTCTTACTCCGTCTCAATCCGAACCCCCCCcgtccaccacccatcatcatcccctcccccgcccctgGCGCAGAAGTCGACGACGGCTCCGACGACCCCGGCGGtcccaccatcatcttcagcgGTTTCTTCTTCCTGAAATTAACCCCGGACCCTCCCACCGCTCCATCGTCAGAGTTATGCGCCGTGTTAGGAACGGAAttcctcaacaagctcatctCCCGTACCACATCCCCTAAACTTTCTTCTAGGGTTTTCATTTTTGCTAGCATGAGCCTGCTCATTCGATTGTTATCCCCTTGAGCGCTCTTGGATAGCATCGCCGTCGCCATGGCCATTTGTGTCGCGAAACTAGAGGGCACACCACTAAAGGTGCTCTCTTCGTCGTCTACTGTAACCGTGGCGTTGAGATCGGAGGAGCTCATCCGCCGGTGACGGTGGACATCTTGGGGAtcttgctggtgttggtgctgtgTTGCTGGTCTTCGGGCAGGGATGTCAAGAGTCAGACCTGATCGGGTGGGAGCTGTTCGTGCCATGTCGCGGGGCGGGGCAATAGGGCGTGGCCGGGAGGAGGTCATGTAAAGAGAACGTCGAGGCGAGCGGTGGCCACCTCCTGAGATGGGTGTCATGATCGGGGTGTGTCGTCGGGATGGTAACTGTGGTGATCTGCCCATggaagcagaggaggaacTATATGGCTGATGGTTCTCTGGGACGTAGAGGATTGTGTTAGTTGACAGTGTCCGGGTGTGCAGAGCGTTACGCCTTGACTGGCCGATACGAGGAGAGTCAGTTGACGGGAGCTCATCGTTGATGAAGCGGCTGGCAACAGGGGTTGTGAAATAATCTTCCTCCATTGCCTCGAGGTCGTGTCCATGACCGTCATCAATGGTGTTGGTCACAttatcctcctcttcctcatcattcGTGACAAGctcgtcatctccatccGCATCGGTGttctccttcatctcatGAGCATAATCTCTCCGGTGGACGCCATCGTGGTAATACTCGGGTGCCATGGGGTACGGGGCGTCAGAAACGAAATCTGCTGGATCGCTGGCCGCAGAACGAAGATCGGAATACTGCCGTGGGAACCTGGATGGACGTTCTCGATTCATACTCAGCCGTCGCCGCCAATCACCGGTCATCCTGCTGTCAATCGTCGAATAATTCTGCGGCGAGCGGAAGCCTCCGTCATTTTGGTCCATCCATGTGCGAATCGCATTCTGCGTCTTCCGTCGCTCATTCCTCCTTTGAGTCCTTAGCGTAGCTGTATCGGGAGCACGTCGAAATACTTCTTCCAATGCTCTGTCCTTCTGATAGCCGAGCACTGATTCCTCTCGCACTCGGACACTGGGGCTGAAGAATGCTGACCTGGTAGATGGATCGCCCAAAGAAAGCCCATGTGGGCGTCCACGACCGGGATTGTCGACGAGATCGGTAGCTTCGTAGATGTACGGCGCAAGGAAGTACTTCTCGTAGAAGAAAATGCAAAACAGCAGAGGGAAATGGGTGGCTTTGATCACCGCGCGGTTGAGCCACACGAACCGCTTGAGGGACATAAAATACCTGAGTGGCATCAACCCCCATGCAAAGATATTGGTGGGCGCAATATAAGAGAAGAGCGTATCGTTCTTCACCATGGAAATTGTGTTGATGGCGAAGAGAAACTGGTGCTCTTCGTTTGCGTTGGATGCAATTGACATGAAGGAGTTGGTCAGAACAGTGATGAGAATCGTCCTATCGAAAGTAAGTATCAGTTTTCCAGTTACCAGAGAGCGCCCACGTACACGATGACGAAGTGACAAATGATGAGGAACAAAGCCATCAAG from Podospora pseudoanserina strain CBS 124.78 chromosome 6, whole genome shotgun sequence carries:
- a CDS encoding hypothetical protein (EggNog:ENOG503P327), coding for MATYSPEYSDDEYDFDEEYFAQTYKPLSNLPTPPPSSRDSLIAHSPRSLFEDGGLADSVLFGPAVHLVNLVPPTASLAVPSVALVHEILVRADLPMDTIGLAVCILDSLSSKFSLNWRLLCPLAQREALSELPKRHTLPVSPVGMAQLHIDCVGPEIIVLTALIIAVKFLEDCQEPTQYYASAWGKNQWTCDQINVTERCIMESLGYRILPLWDPVLIGSVVKDMERAGRQALYPPQPRKIDKHQRSQSEAVTGLGLPFTPAETPVLENGPAVVVPLVDGGKMHVTFGGEGAPAPDLHLPRGKRKTFPTSG
- a CDS encoding hypothetical protein (EggNog:ENOG503NXEX; COG:S) — encoded protein: MLSALLRPFGRGENPQDEGHRPDVEQRFAPTNRMHRASVASLGEYRQHRHAAADFTEADDDDDDEENESHHDNGQPSRYQAAGVQTEEDEDGRSHSIGLPLFSAGHLDSLPIYSMTHAIRIIVQARTETTLTWDQLRSPQVSQFLIRPMQQQIRTQHFSRGTLYALMANCLQFGKEGQLYPGNAGTSSTRAKVCELLALKILKEYTTRELIDALSYDFYPLQGIPGSQGPLPQHARSSPATMRTSTLEVAIRASAKHFLSHPLVVMQLEAIWNGAISFHSTEDQLRRQGSSSSAVGSNQSRRQSTVRTPLLSQQQQAKEDQGRALAHVSGRRFVTLYDPRTASLFKLSRLRVPRYRQILSTCSLAILIALFLAVLSRRSSKITSLELIFWFWSAGFMLDEIVGFNEQGLSLYIMSFWNIFDLGILLLLIVYYCMRIYSVFLLEPHKWNENAYDVLAANAVLLLPRIFSILDHYQYFSQLLIAFRLMAVDLAAVFVLILVCCSGFFVFFTLSKNTNDPYVLAYKIFQILMGFTPAAWEVWDSYTWMGKALMALFLIICHFVIVTILITVLTNSFMSIASNANEEHQFLFAINTISMVKNDTLFSYIAPTNIFAWGLMPLRYFMSLKRFVWLNRAVIKATHFPLLFCIFFYEKYFLAPYIYEATDLVDNPGRGRPHGLSLGDPSTRSAFFSPSVRVREESVLGYQKDRALEEVFRRAPDTATLRTQRRNERRKTQNAIRTWMDQNDGGFRSPQNYSTIDSRMTGDWRRRLSMNRERPSRFPRQYSDLRSAASDPADFVSDAPYPMAPEYYHDGVHRRDYAHEMKENTDADGDDELVTNDEEEEDNVTNTIDDGHGHDLEAMEEDYFTTPVASRFINDELPSTDSPRIGQSRRNALHTRTLSTNTILYVPENHQPYSSSSASMGRSPQLPSRRHTPIMTPISGGGHRSPRRSLYMTSSRPRPIAPPRDMARTAPTRSGLTLDIPARRPATQHQHQQDPQDVHRHRRMSSSDLNATVTVDDEESTFSGVPSSFATQMAMATAMLSKSAQGDNNRMSRLMLAKMKTLEESLGDVVREMSLLRNSVPNTAHNSDDGAVGGSGVNFRKKKPLKMMVGPPGSSEPSSTSAPGAGEGMMMGGGRGGFGLRRSKTVGVGEARRIQIRKNTGMTGSWMRSPVSNKSGSGSAVTAIAATGLGIGDEMPGDKGKQREGDKRLPPPPQVEDDETYEDDDDDDNDGGQLQGKMSPESGFGRFARKGVGEGIGGAGSL